One region of Fusobacterium periodonticum 1_1_41FAA genomic DNA includes:
- a CDS encoding glycogen debranching protein — MYYNYNQYVNLGAFLDKNACTFAIYAKNVSSLILNIFHSSEDVIPYMQYKLSPVEHKLGDIWSISLENIQEGTLYTWEINGFSVLDPYALAYTGNENVKNKKSIVVKRVGTETKHILIPKKDMLIYESHIGLFTKSTNSQTTTKGTYSAFEEKIDYLKELGINVVEFLPVFEWDDCTGNLNREVGLLKNVWGYNPINFFSLTKKYSSSTDINSFDEIKEFKELVSKLHQNGMEVILDVVYNHTAEGGTGGEEYNFKIMAEDVFYTKDREGNFTNYSGCGNTLNCNHKVVKDMIIQSLLYWYLEVGVDGFRFDLAPILGRDADSQWTRYSLLYELVEHPILSHAKLIAESWDLGGYFVGAMPSGWSEWNGAYRDTVRCFIRGDFGQVPELIKKIFGSVDIFHSNKSGYQASINFICCHDGFTMWDLVSYNIKHNLLNGENNQDGENNNHSYNHGEEGLTENPKIIALRKQQIKNMLLILYISQGIPMLLMGDEMGRTQLGNNNAYCQDNVTTWVDWNRKKEFEDIFLFTKNMINLRKKYSIFRKESPLTEEEITLHGIELFKPDLTFHSLSIAFQLKDIETNTNFYIALNSYSEQLCFELPKLENKSWHVLADTAKTETCSFEEIKYERNHYCVLPKSAIILISK, encoded by the coding sequence ATGTATTACAATTATAATCAATATGTAAATTTAGGAGCTTTTTTGGATAAAAACGCTTGTACTTTTGCTATTTATGCTAAAAATGTTAGCAGTCTTATTTTAAATATATTTCATTCTTCTGAAGATGTTATTCCATATATGCAATACAAACTGAGCCCTGTTGAACATAAATTAGGAGATATTTGGAGTATATCTTTAGAGAATATTCAAGAGGGGACTCTATACACTTGGGAGATAAATGGATTTTCTGTCTTAGACCCTTACGCTCTTGCTTACACAGGAAATGAAAATGTTAAAAATAAAAAATCTATTGTTGTTAAAAGAGTGGGAACAGAGACAAAGCATATACTTATCCCCAAAAAAGATATGCTAATCTACGAAAGCCATATTGGTCTATTTACAAAATCTACTAACTCACAAACAACTACTAAAGGAACTTACTCTGCTTTTGAAGAAAAAATCGATTACTTAAAAGAATTAGGTATCAATGTTGTAGAATTTTTACCTGTTTTTGAGTGGGATGATTGTACTGGAAATTTAAACAGAGAAGTTGGACTTTTAAAAAATGTTTGGGGATATAATCCTATCAACTTTTTTTCTTTAACTAAAAAATATTCTTCATCAACTGATATAAATTCTTTCGATGAAATTAAAGAATTTAAAGAGCTTGTTTCAAAACTTCATCAAAATGGTATGGAAGTTATTTTAGATGTTGTGTACAATCACACAGCTGAAGGTGGAACAGGTGGAGAAGAATACAATTTTAAGATTATGGCTGAAGATGTTTTCTATACCAAAGACAGAGAAGGAAATTTCACTAATTATTCTGGTTGTGGTAATACTCTAAATTGTAATCATAAAGTTGTTAAAGATATGATAATTCAATCTCTATTATATTGGTATTTAGAAGTTGGAGTTGATGGTTTCCGTTTTGACTTAGCACCTATCTTAGGAAGAGATGCTGACAGTCAATGGACTAGATATTCTCTACTTTACGAATTAGTTGAACACCCTATTCTTTCCCATGCAAAACTTATTGCTGAAAGTTGGGATTTGGGTGGATATTTTGTTGGTGCTATGCCTAGTGGTTGGTCAGAATGGAATGGTGCATATAGAGATACAGTTAGATGTTTTATAAGAGGAGATTTTGGTCAAGTTCCTGAACTTATCAAAAAGATTTTTGGAAGCGTAGATATTTTCCATTCAAATAAAAGTGGTTATCAAGCTAGTATTAACTTTATCTGTTGCCATGATGGTTTCACTATGTGGGATTTAGTTAGTTATAATATAAAACATAATCTTCTTAATGGAGAAAATAACCAAGATGGTGAAAATAATAATCATTCATATAATCATGGAGAAGAAGGATTAACTGAAAATCCAAAAATTATAGCTTTAAGAAAACAACAAATAAAAAATATGCTTCTTATTCTATATATCTCACAGGGTATTCCTATGTTACTAATGGGAGATGAAATGGGAAGAACTCAATTGGGTAATAACAACGCTTACTGTCAAGATAATGTTACTACTTGGGTTGACTGGAATAGAAAAAAAGAATTTGAAGATATTTTTCTTTTCACAAAAAATATGATAAATCTAAGAAAAAAATACTCTATTTTTAGAAAAGAAAGTCCTTTGACAGAAGAAGAAATAACTTTACATGGAATAGAACTGTTTAAACCTGATTTAACTTTTCATTCTCTTTCTATAGCTTTTCAATTGAAAGACATAGAAACTAATACAAATTTTTATATAGCTCTTAACTCATATAGTGAGCAATTATGTTTTGAATTACCAAAACTTGAAAATAAATCTTGGCATGTTTTAGCAGACACTGCAAAAACTGAAACTTGTTCTTTTGAAGAAATAAAATATGAAAGAAATCACTATTGCGTTTTACCAAAGTCTGCTATAATTTTAATTTCTAAGTAA